A genomic segment from Actinomycetota bacterium encodes:
- a CDS encoding NAD(P)/FAD-dependent oxidoreductase, with protein MSPTRSDRDEEPARERHEAVVIGAGPAGLAAAAMLRREGVPTLVLEQASVGSSWRQHYDRLHLHTVRWLSSLPGLPIDRREGRWVSRDGVVRYLERYAGHHRLNVRAGVEVLELARDDGAWRLRTNRAEISAHFVVVATGFNREAVLPDWPGRASFTGQLLHSADYRNPAPYRATDVLVVGTGNSGAEIAVDLVEGGARDVAISVRTPPNILRRDVGGLPSQAVGVLIRRLPVRVVDRIAAVMQRLTVGDLTRYGMPPPPAGMLTRANQDSIPILDVGLIRLLKRRRVRVVPAVVGFDGPDVLLEGGTTVRPHAVIAATGFRRGLERLVGGLGLVEPGGRPVVHGERTHLNAPNLYFIGFTNPISGNLREIGIDARLIARAVARERAAAASVPVRAA; from the coding sequence GTGTCCCCCACCCGCAGCGACCGGGACGAGGAGCCGGCCCGCGAGCGTCACGAGGCTGTCGTCATCGGCGCGGGGCCGGCAGGGCTCGCCGCCGCCGCGATGCTCCGACGCGAGGGCGTCCCGACCCTCGTCCTCGAGCAGGCCTCGGTCGGCTCGAGCTGGCGGCAGCACTACGACCGGCTCCACCTGCACACCGTTCGATGGCTTTCCAGCCTCCCCGGGCTCCCGATCGACCGACGGGAGGGCCGGTGGGTGTCCCGGGACGGCGTCGTCCGCTATCTCGAACGCTACGCGGGCCATCACCGCCTGAACGTGCGAGCTGGCGTCGAGGTCCTCGAGCTCGCCCGCGACGACGGTGCCTGGCGCCTGCGCACGAACCGAGCAGAGATCAGCGCGCACTTCGTGGTGGTGGCCACGGGGTTCAACCGAGAGGCAGTGCTCCCCGACTGGCCGGGGCGCGCCTCGTTCACGGGCCAGCTGCTGCATTCGGCCGACTATCGAAACCCCGCTCCGTATCGGGCCACGGACGTCCTCGTCGTCGGAACGGGGAACTCCGGCGCCGAGATCGCCGTGGACCTGGTCGAGGGCGGCGCCCGGGACGTCGCGATCTCCGTGCGAACCCCGCCCAACATCCTCCGACGCGACGTCGGCGGCCTTCCCTCGCAGGCCGTGGGGGTGCTGATCCGTCGCTTGCCCGTCCGTGTGGTGGACCGGATCGCCGCGGTCATGCAACGGCTGACCGTCGGGGACCTGACGCGCTACGGCATGCCGCCTCCCCCCGCCGGGATGCTCACGAGGGCGAACCAGGACTCGATCCCGATCCTCGACGTGGGCCTGATCCGGTTGCTCAAGCGGCGTCGCGTTCGGGTGGTCCCCGCGGTGGTGGGATTCGACGGGCCGGACGTGCTGCTGGAAGGCGGAACGACGGTCCGGCCTCATGCGGTCATCGCGGCGACCGGGTTCCGCCGCGGGCTCGAGCGGCTGGTCGGCGGGCTCGGACTGGTGGAGCCGGGCGGCCGGCCGGTGGTCCACGGCGAGCGAACCCATCTGAACGCGCCGAACCTGTACTTCATCGGGTTCACCAACCCGATCAGCGGCAACCTGCGCGAGATCGGCATCGACGCCCGGCTGATAGCCCGCGCCGTGGCCCGGGAGCGAGCGGCCGCGGCCAGCGTTCCCGTCCGCGCCGCCTAG